From a region of the Halomicrobium mukohataei DSM 12286 genome:
- a CDS encoding ribonucleotide-diphosphate reductase subunit beta — protein MTENKTTGGDTETDIFSERTQLKPYEYPDVLEYKDAIRNSYWVHTEFNFSGDVQDFKVNTTPAEKAVIKRTMLAIAQIEVQVKTFWADIYDEMPKAEVGNVGMTFAESEVRHMDAYSHLLDILGITEDFEEVTDVPAIEERIDYLDEYLEKSESDDTQEYVMSLLLFSTFVEHVSLFSQFLIMTSFDKHEKKFKGIANAVEATSKEEQIHGLFGVELVETIREENPDLFDEDFEEEVQAACQQAFEAEMKILDWIFGEGELEFLPRAHVDAFLRDRFNQSLENVGVEPIFEPDEDLLEETRWFDEDIMMTKDNDFFSKRSTTYNKHAQSVTAEDMF, from the coding sequence ATGACTGAAAACAAAACCACAGGCGGAGATACGGAGACCGACATCTTCTCCGAACGGACACAGCTCAAACCGTACGAGTACCCTGACGTCCTCGAGTACAAAGACGCGATACGGAACAGCTACTGGGTTCACACGGAGTTCAACTTCTCGGGAGACGTGCAGGACTTCAAGGTCAACACGACTCCGGCAGAAAAGGCCGTCATCAAGCGGACGATGCTGGCCATCGCGCAGATTGAGGTCCAGGTCAAGACCTTTTGGGCAGACATCTACGACGAGATGCCCAAAGCGGAGGTCGGGAACGTCGGCATGACCTTCGCCGAGAGCGAGGTCAGACACATGGACGCGTACAGCCATCTCCTCGACATCTTGGGGATCACGGAGGACTTCGAGGAGGTGACCGATGTCCCCGCAATCGAGGAGCGGATCGACTACCTCGACGAGTACCTCGAGAAGAGCGAGAGCGACGACACACAGGAGTACGTGATGAGTCTCCTGCTGTTCTCCACGTTCGTCGAGCACGTCTCGCTGTTCTCGCAGTTCCTCATCATGACGAGCTTCGACAAACACGAGAAGAAGTTCAAGGGGATCGCGAACGCCGTCGAAGCGACCAGCAAGGAGGAGCAGATTCACGGACTGTTCGGTGTCGAACTCGTGGAGACGATTCGCGAGGAGAATCCGGACCTCTTCGACGAGGACTTCGAAGAAGAGGTCCAAGCGGCCTGTCAGCAGGCGTTCGAGGCAGAGATGAAGATACTGGACTGGATCTTCGGTGAGGGCGAACTGGAGTTCCTTCCCCGGGCGCACGTCGACGCGTTCCTGCGGGACCGTTTCAACCAGAGCCTCGAGAACGTCGGTGTCGAGCCGATCTTCGAGCCGGACGAGGACCTGCTCGAGGAGACGCGGTGGTTCGACGAGGACATCATGATGACGAAGGACAACGACTTCTTCAGCAAGCGGTCGACCACGTACAACAAACACGCACAGAGCGTCACCGCGGAGGACATGTTCTAA
- a CDS encoding ribonucleoside-diphosphate reductase subunit alpha, translating to MVQTEPALDEVNQQHEEPFYWLNEDSRAFLDEGYLIEGVTAEERVREIAERAEEILDDDGFADKFYDYMSRGFYSLASPVWSNFGLDRGLPISCFGSYMEDNMESILYTQAEVGEMTKLGGGTSGYFGEIRPRGSPITNNGKSNGSYSFTELFDTIINVVSQGETRRGQFAGYIDVEHDDLDEWLNIKTEGDPVQDIYYGVIIGDDWFRAMVDGDEEKRETWAEIIETRINIGVPYIIFRDNMNDGKPQVYKDRGYEINGSNLCTEIALPATPDESFVCCLSSMNALHYDEWKDTDAVETLTRFLDAVIEEFIQEAEGTQFMERPVRFAKRHRAVGIGVLGWHSYLQSEMIPFDSMEAMEKNEAIFRTIKERSYEESRRLADEFGEPEVLEGYGRRNATTMSVAPTKSSSVILGQVSPSIEPLKSNYFVRDGAKLKSTQKNRFLEAILKERGRDEREVWDSIAQNDGSVQHLDCLTDEEKEVFKTFAEIPQMAIINQAAQRQKHIDQAQSLNVSIDPSEVSVKEINQLYIEAWKKGVKSLYYQHSVNAAQKFSRDILECKACES from the coding sequence ATGGTACAAACAGAACCAGCACTCGACGAGGTCAACCAGCAGCACGAGGAACCGTTCTACTGGCTGAACGAGGACAGCCGGGCGTTCCTCGACGAGGGGTACCTGATCGAGGGCGTCACGGCCGAGGAGCGGGTCAGGGAGATCGCGGAGCGAGCCGAGGAGATCCTGGACGACGACGGCTTCGCGGACAAGTTCTACGACTACATGAGTCGGGGCTTCTACAGCCTCGCGAGTCCGGTGTGGTCGAACTTCGGTCTGGACCGGGGCCTGCCCATCAGCTGCTTCGGTAGCTACATGGAGGACAACATGGAGAGCATCCTCTACACGCAGGCCGAAGTGGGCGAGATGACCAAGCTGGGCGGCGGGACCAGCGGGTACTTCGGCGAGATCCGGCCCCGAGGTAGCCCGATCACGAACAACGGCAAGAGCAATGGGAGCTACAGCTTCACCGAACTGTTCGACACGATCATCAACGTCGTCAGCCAGGGCGAGACGCGGCGCGGCCAGTTCGCGGGGTACATCGACGTCGAACACGACGACCTGGACGAGTGGCTCAACATCAAGACCGAGGGCGACCCCGTACAGGACATCTACTACGGCGTCATCATCGGTGACGATTGGTTCCGGGCGATGGTCGACGGCGACGAAGAGAAGCGAGAGACGTGGGCAGAGATCATAGAGACGCGGATCAACATCGGTGTCCCGTATATTATCTTCCGGGACAACATGAACGACGGGAAGCCACAGGTCTACAAGGACAGGGGCTACGAGATCAACGGCTCTAACCTGTGTACCGAGATCGCGCTGCCGGCCACGCCAGACGAGAGTTTCGTCTGTTGTCTCTCGTCGATGAACGCGCTCCACTACGACGAGTGGAAGGACACCGACGCAGTAGAGACGCTGACGCGGTTCCTCGACGCCGTCATAGAGGAGTTCATCCAAGAGGCGGAGGGGACGCAGTTCATGGAACGCCCAGTACGGTTTGCGAAACGGCACAGGGCGGTCGGCATCGGCGTCCTCGGCTGGCACAGCTACCTCCAGAGCGAGATGATTCCGTTCGACAGCATGGAGGCGATGGAGAAAAACGAGGCAATCTTCCGCACGATCAAGGAGCGAAGTTACGAGGAGAGTCGTCGGCTCGCCGACGAGTTCGGCGAGCCGGAGGTACTCGAGGGCTACGGTCGCCGGAACGCGACGACGATGAGCGTGGCCCCGACGAAATCCAGCAGTGTCATCCTGGGGCAGGTCAGTCCGAGCATCGAACCGCTGAAATCGAACTACTTCGTCCGCGACGGTGCGAAGCTGAAGTCGACGCAGAAGAACCGGTTCCTTGAGGCGATACTGAAAGAGCGAGGCAGAGACGAGCGCGAGGTCTGGGACAGCATCGCACAGAACGACGGGAGCGTGCAACACCTCGACTGCCTGACCGACGAGGAGAAGGAGGTGTTCAAGACCTTCGCCGAGATCCCACAGATGGCGATCATCAACCAGGCGGCGCAGCGGCAGAAACACATCGATCAGGCACAGAGCCTGAACGTCTCGATCGATCCGAGCGAAGTGAGCGTCAAGGAGATCAACCAGCTCTACATCGAGGCCTGGAAGAAAGGGGTGAAGAGTCTCTACTACCAACATAGCGTGAACGCCGCACAGAAGTTCAGCCGAGACATCCTCGAATGCAAGGCCTGTGAGAGCTGA
- a CDS encoding AzlD family protein, which translates to MVDLALDPAVVAVVLAMSLVTYATKAGGLWVLGHVDVSPRLQSVLEVLPGAIVVAIVGPELATGGPVEWIAGGVVLLIMWRTENVLISLLAGIATVLVLRPLV; encoded by the coding sequence ATGGTTGATCTCGCCTTGGATCCGGCCGTCGTCGCCGTCGTCCTCGCCATGAGTCTCGTGACCTACGCCACCAAAGCGGGCGGGCTCTGGGTGCTGGGCCACGTCGACGTCTCACCCCGGCTCCAGTCTGTCTTAGAAGTGCTTCCCGGTGCTATCGTCGTCGCGATTGTTGGTCCTGAACTCGCGACCGGTGGCCCAGTCGAGTGGATCGCGGGCGGTGTCGTCTTACTCATTATGTGGCGGACGGAGAACGTCCTCATTTCGTTACTCGCTGGTATTGCCACCGTTCTGGTGCTCCGACCACTAGTGTAG
- the nrdR gene encoding transcriptional regulator NrdR — translation MNCPDCGNERTRVIDTETSADGTSVRRRRECQRCSFRFTTYERPEWESLQVKKRDGTIESFDRQKLRAGIERAVEKRDVTETTVTALVDDVESELQGREARIVSSSLIGELVSESLRTLDKVAYIRFVSVYKAFSEPQEFLRELDAVLDAELDDFEASNSSQ, via the coding sequence ATGAACTGCCCGGACTGCGGGAACGAGCGAACACGCGTCATCGATACAGAAACCAGTGCCGACGGAACCTCCGTCCGACGGCGTCGCGAGTGTCAACGCTGTTCGTTCCGCTTTACCACCTACGAACGTCCGGAGTGGGAGTCCCTCCAAGTGAAAAAACGCGACGGAACCATCGAATCGTTCGACCGACAGAAACTCCGCGCAGGGATCGAGCGAGCCGTTGAGAAGCGAGATGTGACCGAGACAACAGTGACTGCTCTCGTCGACGATGTCGAGAGCGAACTGCAAGGTCGAGAGGCACGTATCGTCTCTTCGAGTCTCATCGGCGAACTCGTCTCTGAAAGCCTCCGCACGCTCGATAAGGTAGCCTACATTCGATTTGTCTCCGTTTACAAAGCATTCTCTGAGCCGCAGGAATTCCTGAGAGAACTTGATGCAGTCTTGGATGCGGAACTCGATGACTTCGAAGCCTCGAACAGTTCACAATGA